The following is a genomic window from Podarcis raffonei isolate rPodRaf1 chromosome 5, rPodRaf1.pri, whole genome shotgun sequence.
CTCTTTTTGGACTGACTCTGCAAGATAAAAATTGCAAGCAGTGTTCTTCAGTGATTCTCTTCCTACCTGCAGGGTTGGTTTCAGAGAGCAGCATTAGAGGACTGCCTGTTGGCACCACAACAACTATGTTTTGTGGGTCCCAAATCTTGCCCCCATACCGTTTAACTATATGAAGCTGTTAGGTCTCAGCATTAGTATGCTGGTGACATCCGGTTCTGTTTCTCTGTGACATATGAATCAGGTGAGGTTGTCCAAGCCCAGAGCCAGTGTCTGTAAAATTCAATATAGTTTTTGTGAAGCGCCCACACAGTTTGCACATATATCAGGCTGTAGACAAGGGAGGAAAATGCATCATTGCTGGTAATGGAAAATGGAATTTCTCTCCTAATCTTAATACACTCTATGAATAGCAGAGCAGCTCTGTTTGCAAGCTGGAAAAGCCAGAGCAAGATGGCCCCATCATTTCGAAACAGATAGAAAACAAAATGGGATGCTGCAATTGCAATCCCCCGTTACATTCACTCAGATGACTCAACCCCACCTCCTCAGCTATATTCATAGTCCTCATTTGGAAAATTTAATTTACTCATGTCTCAGAGCAAGCTGGTGATGTGATAGAGCACAAATGTCAAGAGAACTGAAATGTGTGAGGCTGGTGGTaatgcctccctcctcccccaaaatcctacTTCCCCATATTCATGGCAAATGCCTTTTCTTGCAACAGTAAGAATGAGGTGGCATCACTTTTCATCATCAATGCATAAAAGAAGGGGCGTAAGAAAGGAAAACTCATGAACCTAATTCATCCTTGGTGCAACTGTATTCCTTATCTTTCTGCTACAGGATAATGTGAACCAAGACATCTGCACACCAAATCTTGATTTCAGCAATAATTGCAACAGGTGGTCTTAAGCAAGCTGTTACTTCTTGATCTCAGTCCCATctctgcaaaacaaaaataatattcaTAGCTTACGGGATGGTTGCATTGTTGAGTatttgtgaaatgctttgaacacCCCAGATCAGGGGTTGCCAagcttttttgggttagtgggCACATCTGAAATTTTGAGAAACATCACCTACATCAGCCACTGCCATGCTCAGTCGCAGAGATGGAAGTGTGCATATCCAGTGTTTAAAAGGGCATGTTCAATATAGGAGAGGCCGAGCCTGTGCAAAcagaaactgagcaggaagagtaaGCAGTCTATTTGTGCATTGTGGGTTTTTGATGGGTATTAACCAGGGACCTTTCACAAAGACCATAGGATGTACTGGCAGACTGGGTGACACCTGCCATAGATCACTGTGGCCTAAACTAAAACATATACATATGTTTGACTAGCATACCAAATTCTGTGTTGGATTTAGACCTACATAAATGATTAGTAGTATTATGCCAGGGAACTAgcacatacagttgtaccttggtttgaaccattcgaaaaccaaggcatggcttctgattggctgcaggagcatccagcagccaatcggaagccacggaagccacactggatgttcggcttccaaaaaatgttcaaaaactggaacactcacttctgggtttcagttgTTTGGGAgcagatttgtttgggagccaagatgtttgagatccaaggttcAACTGTACTTAAAATGCCAAGGCCCAATATAATGTAAGAAATGCAGTGTTCTATAGATGAGGGTCCTGCTTTATGAACACTTGCTCTGCAAATATTCAGTTACCCAAACATGAGGCATTAGTACCCAAATGTCACTTATACACACTGCGGATTCAGATATTGGAACAGAAAGCATTTTTCTACTTCCTTGTTGGCTGAGGAACAGAGGGGGAGTGACTGAACAAATCAGAGGACATTTGGGTTCCCCCCCGTCCCCCCCTCCACTTTTTATGGTTGGGAATGCATTACaaatttccccataggaatcaaGGGAAATTACAGACTCCTTACGCAAacactagggacgcaggtggcgctgtgggttaaaccacagagcctaggacttgccgatcagaaggtcagtggttcgaatccctgcggcgggatgagctctcgttgctcggtccctgctcctgccaacctaggagttcgaaagcatgtcagagtacaagtagataaataggtaccgctccggtgggaaggtaaacggcgtttctgtgcgctgctctggttcgccagaagcggcttcgtcatgctggccacatgacccggaagctgtacgccggctcccttggccaataaagcgagatgagcgccgcaaccccagagtcggtcacgactggacctaagggtcaggggcccctttacctttacgcaaaCACTTGCCTAATGAACATTTCCCAGGAAACACATTGTGTTCATAAAGTGGGACCTGCATGTATTTGATTTATTCAACGTGGAAGCCCTGTGCATTACAGAGGGATTTCTAAAGAGCACACTCTTATTTACATGGGTACTGAATACTTGAACCTCATCAAAATCCTATGGTGAGCCATATTTTATAGAACTCTCACCAGAGCATGGTTCCATTTGAGGGCATAGGTaggcataaataaatacattcaatAAACTGCCTTGAAACCTATTTTTTATTGGCTTGATCATCCTAACTAACTCTCCTTCAGAAAGTAGCTGCTGTAGTTTTGAGGGTATTGAGAGCTTAGTTAAGCAGTTTCGTACTGTCTTTGCAGAACAGCAGCAATCAAAGTCCTTGGTGTAAAAGCCATGATAGTTACATGCATTTGAAACTAGGTTGTGAATGTTTTAATTAGGTAGAGCttttaaaatggtgtgtgtgcccttgcatgcacacacaggacAGGCTTCCCTGCACCCACAAGGTATAGTAATATCTCTATAGAGCTTTGAGGGTTCTGTATTTTAGTTGGCATTTAGTTTTCCATTCTATGAATTGCATCTTGAACGTTGCAGATAATATTTTCACATGTTGTCTGACTTGGTGCATATAATCCACGGAACAAAAACTTTCAAATTCTGTTATTTTTTTacgtttttattttctttttttaaaaaaaagttctcataTTCACATTCACAAGTTTTCCAGGCAGTTATTGCCATTTCTCACATTTAGAAAAAAAATGTGACTGAacaaagcaacagcagcacatTGAGCCACCTGTAGACATACAAGCTAGACACACAGATCCCCTGGAAAAAAGGACCCCAGTTGGCTTAGAAATGATGTTATTCCACAGCCAGAAATGTGTTATGGAAGAGATCAATCAATACAGGGAAAAGCAAGCCACATGACGTTCAACAAGACCACGTAATATATAAATGGATAACACTTCAATGGGGAGATGCATTGTTTGCAAGCTGCCCCCTTCCAACTTTTTCTTAAAATCTTAAAATGCAGTAAATCTAATTGCAacgaaaagagaaaaataaattttCATTGAATAAGCATTTAAAACTTTTCAAGCATTCCTTTACATAACCAACTGCTGTAGAACTGCCTGCTCTTTTAAAATTCCTTCTTTGCTGCTCTTTAGTGAGTGCATACTGTTAGAAGAGGCGGCAGTCATCTCTCAACAGAGGTCCAAGTCTGGAGTGGGGTGACAATATGGTCTGTGAACAACCTGTGCAGCTCCACCCATTTATTTTTTGCAGCCTGTTAGCTCAGCACTATGTCCTACACATGGCCATTACTGAACTGCAGCTGAACCAGTCTGTGCTTTGGCCATTTGCATCAAGCCAAAATAAAGCTGTAGAACACAGGTTCTGCATTGCAGAACCCTACTTGAACTTTCAACCACGGGATTTCAGGAACAGATTAGCCAGTGTGGAAAATGTGTAGCCTTCCTGATGTTGCGGGACTATAACGTTCATCACCTCTGatttggccatgctgtctgaagCTCATGCCAATGCAGatgtccaacaacaactggaaggtCAGCAATTCACTCCCCCCCCGAGTAACAGTACATCTGTGCACACCATCAGCCTGAATTTGACTATACTCCACTCAAAGGGTAGGTGCAACATGGCCACCATATGCCAGCCACAAACAGTTCTACTGGTACCATTTGGGAATATGTGTTGCTACATCCAGTTACAGAGTTGGTAGGGTTCTACTATAGTGTTCAGGGCTGAAATAGAACATAGCAGGTGCCCCCAGTGGAACAGGGGAAACCTCTTGTGTTTTGATAGGACCATGGTGTTTTAAGAATGAAACATCCCCTGGAAATAAGGCATCTCTGGAAACACAAGCTGGATTCAACTGGATGAGAAAGAGTGGAACCCCTAGGATGTTGCAGCCTTGGGACGTGCACAAGTTCCTCTTGGCAAGACTACCTCGTTTTGTTATCCAGACTAGAAACTGACAAGCACCCAAGGCCTCTGGGGAAGGATAAACCTGACCCCAGTTGTACAGCAGTAAGCAATGGTCATTGGATGTGGGAAGAAAGAAGTCTTCTGCTCCTACCTTCTAACCCACTTGCAGCCTATGGTGTAGtacatattaaaaacacacaaaacaggaAAAAGCAAACATTCAAGTTTCTGCCATCACCGAAATGTCAgtgtttgcttcttttgtaaattGTGCTTTTCATTACAGCTCTGCTTTCCtgacacagctgtttattgcttaCACTTTTAAAACAAGGCTATAattaaaagagagggagggagacagcaACGGAGAAGCAATCAGACCAGACTGACTTTATGCGGCGTTCTCTCTACCCCAGCGTAGTCTGGAAGTATAGTAGTGGGTGCACAAACAGTCCAGAATTTATTCTTAAAAAACCCTTAAACAGTGcacaacttttctttttttaaaaaacattgcttCTTTTGCAAGCCTGATCTAGCCAGTGTCCATACACTTATGTTCTCAGCCATAACGAAGGGCATCTACTTCTGGGAATAGGAAGAATTATTTTCTAGTTCAAAGCACAAGCCTAGGACAATTTGAGCTACAGCAGGAGTTGGCTAGACTCAGCACAAGTTAACAACCTGAAATGGCATAGCTATCCCCCAAACTTAAATGCACTGAACAAAGACTCCATCTCAATGTAAAATGACTTTTCCCCCTTCCAGGTATAGACAGCCCCTCAAGTGTCCAGTTCCAGGTGAAATTCATGAGGTCCTCTGTATTGCATGTAGGTGAAATGTTTCATTATACTCTCTACCAGGCTCATGGGACTGTATTGTCTCTTGCTCCCAGGAGGGTCCAGCAGGATGAAGACGCAGCAATATTTAGCTGGTGGACAGGTGAGTGAATGGGCACGGAATTCAAAACTGAGGTAGGAAAAGCAAAACAGGAGCCTTCGAAGCTTTTGCCCAAAGCCAGCTCTTCGGTGAAGAAAGACACAGCATCCCTTTTGCAAGAGGCAACAGGAGGGCTGGGAGTTGAGGACAATATTTCTGACTCATACTGTAGCAGCTGGCCCATGAAGCCAAAGTTTGGTGAGATCAGACTCCTACGTTGCTTGATGTAATCAAAAGCCTCCTCCAGGCGGAACTTTCTCATTTTCATCAGATACGCCATACAGATAGTGGGAGAGCGGGAAATTCCAGCTTCACAATGCACCAAGATCTTACCCCCTGCCCGTCTGGTGCaatctaaagaaaaagaagaacagaaGAGGGTGGTGATGATGCATTGAATATGTTAGCTGTCACTATAAGTGGATGCCCACAATGGCAGCATAACATTCTGCAAACAATTGCCCAAAAGAGGTAGTGGGCTGACAGAAGGTGTTCCACAAATGGAATTAATGTCAGAATGCCAGAGAAGAAATTTCCACTTTATTCACTAACACTGGCTGAAGCATTTAATGCATTTGTTCAAATAACAAAACTTAATAGCTATAGGGTAGATTAATCACATTTGGATAAAGTTAAGAGGTTTGCCTTCCCCTCATCTAGCCGAACTATGGCAAGAGATGTGTAAAAAGGCAAATACTACAATGCCACAAAAGAATTGAATTCACAGTTAGGTTCTTTTCGAAAGTAGCACAGACCTTGCGGCAAAAGGTGTGGGCTTGCTGCATGTTCCCTCCCATCTGATGAGGAGATGTGCCTATTTTTCCATTGGGTAAGAGCATGAAATGTACTGTCCCCACCTTTTGTGGGCCTTTTTGGTAGACACTCAGCATGCATTTTGAGCAGGGATGTAAAGTCCCTGGGTTCCTGGGGTTTCTAccacaaaatgcacaataaagtAGCCTAACATCTCTAATTATAACCCTTGATAAGTGGCACTTGGATTTAAGTCAGGCTATAAATGGCTGAGGCAGAACCACCATTTTACGCAACGGGAGGCCCCCAAGTTACTCACACAATTCAATTATTGTTATAAGATTAAAAGGAAAATTCTGAAAATAAGCTCCTTGTGCAAAACGCGTTGATTAAAAATAGAACTTGCCCTGTTTGGCTGGCGTGAGAAATATATTACCCACATTTCATCTTACTGCATTCTGCTCTGGGTCACATCCTCAAAGGCATGCCGTAATAATTGAAGCATCCATCTATCTTAACATTTCTTGAATCCTCAAACTTCTCATCTTCAATATTGGAGTTACTGTTTCATATATTTTAACATAATCATTATTTTAATGCTTGTTAATGCAATAATGTGTCTTAAACTGCTTCCTGCTACCAAGCTTAGGGTACAGTACTGTATTAACAGACATTAAAATAATAGTACTTGCACTAAATGTAAAGCACTTAACATTTTCAGTAATTCTCACAACAACACTATAAGGTAGGTCAGCTTTGTTAAACCCATACAGAGACAGTAGCTAGCTTTAGGAACAAAATTTGAACCAAGGACTCCCTGATTTACGGTTCAGGTAGATTGGAAAAAGCTGtttttcctccttttaaaaaatggagaaaaatCAAGGTCTCTGTAGAACCATGCCTACAGTTTTGTGCAGCTTTTTCTTAAGCAACGAATGGCGTTACACTGCTTGTGGCACACTGGCAGACATAGTCATTTCTATCATTTAGTAATCCTGCCCTCTCTACATATCTCAAATAGCCCTGGGTCAGAGGTCAGCACCCCAGACTCTTTTCCAGTCATGCACATTAAATACTCCTTCCCTTGTCACCTTCACCACCTGTCCCCGCTATGCAGCCTCACTTACAGTACGCTTGCAAGTTTGCCGGCTGAGAGATGCATCTAGCCCACAGAGGCCTATGCCACAGTAGTTTTTCTGTAGtttatacctcacctttcctCAGTTAGCTCAAGGCGGGTAGCAAAATGAAACCCTGCTCTACAGCCACTTATCACTCAAAGCTTCCctgtaatgaaatattttaaCCACCCTACAGAAGGGGCAGGAAGGAGATGCACCTCCTGGTAAGTGAGAGAGCTGCAAAGCCTGATCACAGGCTCTGGAAGGGCTTTTTCCTTAGCCCCAACAAAATGTATTTCGGGACATGAGGTTTGGTCTCTGATGGCGGCCTCCATAGAGGTCACTATTATCTTCAATAGAGAAATACACCTACCAATAAATTCTATTGCTTCCTGGAAGTGTGAGCTGATGTCTGCTGTGTGATTGTCCTCCACTGGAATCCATTTATAGCAGTATTGATCCGTAAAGGGCTCGGAGCTCTTCCTGGAGACGTTCAGGAGTGCTGTAATGTTCAGATTGGCTAGGGACTCGCACTTGGAAGCATGGTAGGCACTGCCAAGATACAGGAAAGGAAGGATCTCCACTGGGCCACCCTGGAAGGCAAAGAACCGCATATAATTATAGGCTCTCGTTTGCCGTTTTTTcttccacacacacagagacgcAGTAGAACACAGACAGCAGGGGCTGAGCTTTGGACAATTTTAGGGTGTTTTCCAGACATCACTGAGATCAGAGCTGTAGCACCCAGACAGGAAGTACTTTGCAAGAGGTGCAGTTCCTGCTGCGGGGGTAGAATTACTGTTGTGGTCTTGGCACAATGAGAGCTTTGCCAGTCCTGCTACTTCCGTACTGGCAGGGACTGCCCCTTAAGACCTGTGGGTTGTGAGCAATGCAAAACTCTGATAGGGAGGTCCTGGTCAACCACTTATCCACCCATATAGGCTAACATAGTAGCTCACCAGCAAACCACTGTAACAGAAGACTCCTTACGAAAAATCACCGGATTTGGTTTTTCTCATTCACATTTGCCATGTGTGGTATCATGAGCAATTTCACTCGTGGGTTTCCTTATGCCTCCCTCCCCCTATGAAGCACACACCAAAAGGATTTTTACTTGTCCCTTCTGTCACCATGTAAATGCAGGGGCAAGTTTTTTTCCACAGAATCATACTAAAAATGTAGACACAAAGCCTGTTCAGTGTCTCTTGACGGAGCCTGGTAGGCATGATGTACTTTAACCAGAAGCATTTGTTTTAAAGTTCAGTTTGAAAGAAAAACATGAACACATTACTGGGCTTAGCATGACACTCTTTTCATGCGTGCCTAATTAATAATTGCAGGATGGCAGCTGGCATGTGCCTCCTCAGACTTCAAGCTGTCTTAGCCTCCCCAAAGCAGAATCAGCATGGGGCCCTCAGCCCTGCCACGTCAGAAACACAACACTCTCCCCTGCTGCTCTCAGCCACTCAAGTCTTCTCCCCCTTTCTGAATAGAAGGCGATAAACAAGAAAAGAAGCTACATGCTAGAAAACGTCACAGCATTATATTTAGTGCCCAGAAAACCAAGCCAAGGCACCATTCATATTTCATAAGGTGTCGGAAAACCTCTTTTTAATATATCACCTGTGGGAATACAAAGTATGCCATGCGTAACAGATCCCATGTGGGCGAGTGGTTGCACATGTCAAGGCTAGGACTGggaagtcctgggttcaaatccactcagccttgaagctgACTGGAGGTGACCATGTGTCTGCCACTCTCAGCTAAACAACCCCAAAGGGATGGTGTgggaataaaatggggagaaaaacTGTTATAGGAGTTCCTAGGAATaaatgtgggatagaaatgtaaataCCACTATTAAGTTCTGCAGAATATAAATACTTAGGTAGAAATATTTTCAATTCCTAGTCTTTCTGAAGAAAATATTTTACCATTTAGAGATGAGAAGGGGAAGAACAGGCCCCAGCAACAGGTGCAGGTGGTGGGAGGGAATACTAAGGGAGcacattgtgtatgtgtgtgta
Proteins encoded in this region:
- the DUSP5 gene encoding dual specificity protein phosphatase 5, whose translation is MKVTALDSRQLKQLLRKEPAGCLVLDCRPYLSYSASCLRGSLNVNLNSVVIRRAHGRPVPLHFVVPDEAARGRLLLPGACPEEEEEEREGDAAVPSRRLLTAVVVLDQNTRHWRKLKKESTAQIVLNTLLASLPETGARVCFLRGGYETFYLQYPEFCIDVKPISQERPETERSTSSLYEKPCIHHKPAYDQGGPVEILPFLYLGSAYHASKCESLANLNITALLNVSRKSSEPFTDQYCYKWIPVEDNHTADISSHFQEAIEFIDCTRRAGGKILVHCEAGISRSPTICMAYLMKMRKFRLEEAFDYIKQRRSLISPNFGFMGQLLQYESEILSSTPSPPVASCKRDAVSFFTEELALGKSFEGSCFAFPTSVLNSVPIHSPVHQLNIAASSSCWTLLGARDNTVP